From Pseudomonas vanderleydeniana, the proteins below share one genomic window:
- a CDS encoding aldo/keto reductase — translation MQTRQLGKNGPQVSAIGLGCMGMSDFYTTGSHDTGEAIATLHRALELGVTLLDTADIYGPYRNEELIGQAIAGKRDQVFLASKFGILRDPANPALRGVNGRPEYVRSSIDGTLKRLGIETLDLYYQHRVDPDVAIEETVGAMAELVKAGKVRYLGLSEASASTLERAHKVHPISALQSEYSLWSRDPEHNGCRQACQRLGIAFVPYSPLGRGFLTGALKTPEDFAADDFRRTNPRFQGENFARNLQLVSQVQALAAEKGVSTGQLALAWVLAQGDDVIPIPGTRQRKYLEENVGALQVQLSVAELQALDEVFPLDAAAGSRYAPAVMLGLNR, via the coding sequence ATGCAAACGCGTCAACTGGGAAAAAACGGCCCGCAGGTATCCGCGATCGGCCTGGGCTGCATGGGCATGAGCGACTTCTATACCACTGGCAGCCACGACACCGGCGAGGCTATCGCCACCCTGCACCGCGCCCTCGAACTGGGTGTGACCCTGCTCGATACCGCCGACATCTACGGCCCTTATCGCAACGAGGAACTGATCGGCCAGGCGATCGCCGGCAAGCGCGACCAAGTGTTCCTGGCGAGCAAGTTCGGCATCCTGCGCGACCCGGCCAATCCGGCGTTGCGCGGGGTCAACGGGCGGCCGGAGTACGTGCGCAGTTCCATCGACGGCACGTTGAAGCGCCTGGGCATCGAAACCCTCGACCTGTACTACCAGCACCGCGTCGATCCGGATGTGGCGATCGAGGAGACCGTTGGCGCCATGGCCGAGCTGGTCAAGGCCGGCAAGGTGCGCTACCTGGGCCTGAGCGAAGCCTCGGCGAGTACCCTGGAGCGGGCACACAAGGTTCATCCGATCAGCGCCCTGCAAAGCGAATACTCGTTGTGGAGCCGCGACCCGGAGCACAACGGTTGCCGGCAGGCCTGCCAGCGCCTGGGCATCGCATTCGTCCCCTACAGCCCGCTGGGCCGCGGCTTCCTCACCGGCGCGCTGAAAACCCCGGAGGACTTTGCCGCCGATGACTTCCGCCGCACCAACCCACGGTTCCAGGGCGAGAACTTCGCCAGGAACCTGCAACTGGTGTCGCAGGTCCAGGCGCTGGCGGCGGAGAAAGGCGTCAGCACCGGGCAGTTGGCCCTGGCCTGGGTGCTGGCCCAGGGTGATGACGTGATCCCGATTCCCGGCACCCGCCAGCGCAAGTACCTGGAGGAGAACGTCGGCGCCCTACAGGTTCAATTGAGCGTGGCCGAACTGCAGGCGCTGGACGAGGTGTTCCCGCTGGACGCGGCGGCCGGCAGTCGTTATGCGCCAGCGGTGATGCTGGGGCTCAATCGCTGA
- a CDS encoding translocation/assembly module TamB domain-containing protein, producing the protein MTRGLKILGLVLVALVLLVVASVATLLGTQGGSRWLLAQVPGLTVDHFQGRLGGQWSADQLRWEQDGSRIELSQPRFDWSLPCLARLSLCIDQLDVERIELHFPSSEPATDSGPLSLPDLKLPLSIRLGQLRIGSLLLDGSEQFRELQLAAHWTAAGLQIDTLHVRRDELNLELSGLLQPVAQWPLALQGRLGLPAPGNAPWSLALDIQGDLLKTLNLKADSSGYLQGQLSGQLQALADNLPAQVRITADGFKASTDLPDTLQLNQLELTGKGDLKNGYQLQGKASLPAEQGAVGLLLNGRVDAKGAQIAALELDAGRDQHLKVSGQLDWQKGFSADGNVDWLDFPWHRLYPLVDEPAVKARTFVGEVHYTDGNYLGNFKADLDGPAGRFSLLSPFSGDLQQIALPQLELTAGQGKATGSLKLQFADGVAWDTALDLSALNPAYWVAELPGTLAGPLRSKGELRNDKLDLSVDIDLKGKLRGQPAVLQAKAGGSGEQWTLGALEVRLGDNRITGSGRLQQQLAGQLDLNLPRLGQLWPQLRGQLKGRVDVAGSLKAPQGKASLQGQQLAFADNRLQGLSLEASLDKAQRARLELKGNAIQVGETDLGNLLVNGDGDLKRQQVKLDLQGPLLKLALAADGTLDRGNWRGRLASGDIRTGGQDWRLQAPAKLERLADGRLTFGAHCWASGDASLCGEDQRLAPEPRLRMHLKQFPLESLAQWMPRDFAWQGRLNADLQLDLPASGPKGRIMVDASGGTLRVREKRRQWLDFPYETLRLTSDLTPRRVDTSLDFRGGKLGELMLQAQINPLAKNKPLSGDFRLSGLDLAVIRPFVPMVEKLAGRLDGSGRLSGGLLAPQVNGNLMLSDGTVSGPELPTTISDLRVQAQIAGENVQLNGNWKGGESGQGSLSGHIGWAEALAVDIALKGEQLPVNVEPYAALQVAPDLHITMHGDKLAIAGKVLVPKGEITVRELPPSTVKVSDDTVIVGHQTEEGKPPLAIAMDIDVIVGQDKLSFSGFGLTATLQGQVHIGDNLDTRGELRLNDGRYRAYGQKLSIRRARLLFAGPVDQPYLDIEAIRQTGDVIAGIRLSGSAEQPTTQIFSEPAMSQEQALSYLVLGRPLSTTGEDNNMLAQAALGLGLMGSSSVTSDLANKLGVKDFELDTQGSGTKTAVVASGKITEKLSLRYGVGVFEPANTIALRYLLTKRVYLEAASGVASSLDIFYKRDF; encoded by the coding sequence GTGACGCGTGGTTTGAAGATCCTTGGCCTGGTGCTGGTCGCCCTGGTGCTGCTGGTGGTAGCGAGCGTGGCGACGCTGCTCGGAACCCAGGGCGGCAGTCGTTGGCTGCTGGCGCAGGTGCCAGGGCTGACAGTGGACCATTTCCAGGGTCGCCTGGGCGGGCAGTGGAGTGCCGACCAGTTGCGCTGGGAGCAGGATGGCAGCCGGATCGAACTGAGCCAGCCGCGCTTCGACTGGTCGCTGCCGTGCCTGGCCCGCTTGAGCCTGTGCATCGATCAACTGGATGTCGAGCGGATCGAACTGCACTTTCCGTCGAGCGAACCGGCGACCGACAGCGGACCACTGAGCCTGCCGGATCTGAAACTGCCGCTGAGCATCCGCCTCGGCCAGCTGCGGATCGGCAGCCTGCTGCTCGATGGCAGCGAGCAGTTTCGCGAGCTGCAACTGGCAGCTCACTGGACCGCTGCCGGGCTGCAGATCGATACCCTGCATGTGCGTCGTGACGAGCTGAACCTGGAACTGTCCGGCCTGTTGCAGCCGGTGGCCCAGTGGCCGCTGGCCTTGCAGGGCCGCCTGGGGTTGCCGGCCCCCGGCAATGCACCCTGGTCACTGGCCCTGGATATCCAGGGCGACCTGCTCAAGACACTGAACCTCAAGGCCGACAGCAGCGGCTATCTGCAAGGGCAACTGAGCGGGCAGTTGCAGGCCCTGGCGGACAACCTGCCGGCCCAGGTCAGGATCACTGCCGACGGTTTCAAGGCCAGCACCGACCTGCCGGATACCTTGCAACTCAACCAGTTGGAACTGACCGGCAAGGGCGACCTGAAGAATGGTTATCAGCTGCAGGGCAAGGCCAGCCTGCCGGCCGAGCAGGGTGCCGTCGGCCTGCTGCTCAACGGTCGGGTCGATGCCAAGGGCGCGCAGATCGCCGCGCTGGAGCTGGATGCCGGCCGCGACCAGCACCTGAAGGTCAGTGGTCAACTGGACTGGCAGAAGGGCTTCAGCGCCGACGGCAATGTCGACTGGCTGGATTTCCCCTGGCACCGCCTGTATCCGCTGGTCGATGAGCCGGCGGTCAAGGCACGGACCTTCGTCGGTGAAGTGCACTACACCGACGGCAACTACCTGGGCAACTTCAAGGCCGACCTCGATGGCCCGGCCGGGCGTTTCAGCCTGCTCAGTCCCTTCAGCGGCGACCTGCAGCAGATTGCCCTGCCGCAGCTCGAATTGACCGCCGGGCAGGGCAAGGCCACGGGCTCGCTCAAGTTGCAGTTTGCCGATGGGGTGGCCTGGGACACCGCCTTGGACCTCAGCGCGCTCAACCCCGCCTATTGGGTGGCGGAGTTGCCTGGCACGCTGGCCGGGCCGTTGCGCAGCAAGGGAGAGTTGCGCAACGACAAGCTCGACCTGAGCGTCGATATCGACCTCAAGGGCAAGCTGCGCGGGCAACCGGCCGTGCTGCAGGCCAAGGCCGGTGGCAGTGGCGAACAGTGGACGCTCGGTGCGCTGGAGGTTCGCCTGGGTGACAACCGCATCACCGGCAGCGGACGCCTGCAGCAGCAACTGGCCGGCCAGCTCGACTTGAACCTGCCACGCCTGGGGCAGCTCTGGCCGCAGTTGCGGGGTCAGCTCAAGGGGCGCGTCGACGTCGCCGGCAGCCTCAAGGCGCCACAGGGCAAGGCCAGCCTGCAGGGCCAGCAACTGGCATTCGCCGACAATCGCCTGCAGGGCCTGAGCCTCGAGGCCAGCCTCGACAAGGCCCAGCGTGCCCGCCTGGAGCTCAAGGGCAACGCGATCCAGGTCGGCGAAACCGATCTGGGCAACCTGCTGGTCAATGGTGACGGCGACCTCAAGCGCCAGCAGGTCAAACTGGACTTGCAGGGCCCGCTGTTGAAGCTGGCCCTGGCGGCCGACGGCACCCTGGACCGGGGCAATTGGCGCGGTCGCCTGGCCTCGGGCGACATTCGTACCGGCGGGCAGGATTGGCGGCTGCAGGCCCCGGCGAAGCTCGAGCGCCTGGCCGATGGCCGCTTGACGTTCGGCGCCCACTGCTGGGCCTCCGGTGACGCCAGCCTGTGTGGCGAGGATCAGCGACTGGCGCCTGAGCCCCGATTGCGCATGCACCTCAAGCAGTTCCCACTGGAAAGCCTGGCGCAGTGGATGCCACGCGACTTCGCCTGGCAGGGTCGGCTCAACGCCGATCTGCAACTGGACCTGCCGGCCAGCGGCCCGAAAGGCCGGATCATGGTCGACGCCAGTGGCGGCACCCTGCGTGTTCGCGAGAAGCGTCGCCAGTGGCTGGATTTCCCCTATGAAACCCTCCGCCTGACCAGTGACCTGACCCCCCGGCGGGTCGATACCAGCCTGGACTTTCGCGGTGGCAAGCTGGGCGAGCTGATGCTCCAGGCGCAGATCAATCCGCTGGCGAAGAACAAGCCGCTGAGCGGCGACTTCCGTCTCAGCGGTCTCGACCTGGCGGTGATCCGGCCTTTCGTGCCGATGGTCGAGAAGCTCGCGGGGCGCCTGGATGGCAGCGGGCGCCTGTCGGGCGGGCTGCTGGCGCCGCAGGTCAACGGCAACCTGATGCTCAGCGATGGCACGGTGTCGGGGCCGGAGTTGCCGACCACCATCAGCGACCTGCGGGTCCAGGCGCAGATCGCCGGGGAGAATGTCCAGCTCAACGGCAACTGGAAGGGCGGTGAGTCGGGGCAGGGCAGCTTGAGTGGGCATATCGGTTGGGCCGAAGCCCTGGCCGTGGACATCGCGCTCAAGGGCGAGCAGCTGCCGGTGAACGTCGAGCCCTACGCGGCGTTGCAGGTGGCCCCTGACCTGCACATCACGATGCATGGCGACAAGCTGGCGATCGCCGGCAAGGTGCTGGTCCCCAAGGGGGAGATCACCGTGCGCGAGTTGCCGCCGTCGACGGTGAAGGTCTCCGATGACACGGTGATCGTCGGGCACCAGACCGAAGAGGGCAAGCCACCGCTGGCCATCGCCATGGATATCGATGTCATCGTGGGGCAGGACAAGCTCAGCTTCAGTGGCTTCGGCCTGACCGCGACCCTGCAGGGGCAGGTGCACATCGGTGACAACCTCGACACCCGTGGCGAATTGCGGCTGAACGACGGACGTTATCGCGCCTACGGGCAGAAGCTGAGCATCCGTCGTGCGCGCCTGTTGTTCGCCGGACCGGTCGACCAGCCCTACCTGGACATCGAGGCGATTCGCCAGACCGGTGATGTGATCGCTGGCATCCGCCTGAGCGGCAGCGCCGAGCAGCCAACCACGCAGATCTTCTCGGAACCGGCGATGAGCCAGGAGCAGGCGCTGTCCTACCTGGTGCTGGGGCGTCCGTTGAGCACCACCGGAGAAGACAACAACATGCTGGCCCAGGCGGCGCTGGGGCTGGGGTTGATGGGCAGTTCGTCGGTGACCTCGGACCTGGCGAACAAACTTGGCGTCAAGGATTTCGAGCTGGATACCCAGGGCAGCGGCACCAAGACCGCGGTGGTCGCCAGCGGCAAGATCACCGAGAAACTGAGCCTGCGCTACGGGGTCGGGGTGTTCGAGCCGGCCAACACCATCGCCTTGCGCTACCTGCTGACCAAGCGGGTGTACCTGGAGGCGGCGAGTGGCGTGGCCAGTTCGCTGGATATCTTCTACAAGCGCGATTTCTGA
- a CDS encoding autotransporter assembly complex protein TamA — translation MTFSGRVTSGLLLLVYSMAALAQSELDVRVKPANDELKSNVEGYIGSLGDRSERALERFSRGAEEQAKKAAQALGYYQPRIDSEVEGGKTPRLILNIDPGEPVHLRHVTVRIDGPAASLKAFRVPKSDVLRPGAVLNHGHYEDAKRLIQNQASRYGFFSGRFTSQKLLVDPQAGVADIELVYDSGPRYALGKVQFSGDTPFDEDLLQRMVPFKAGTPYDSELIAELNQALQSSGYFEGVRVDAVPTTATAQVIPVDVQLDTRKPRTLGLGLGFSTDVGPRGKASWTRHWVNGEGDSYGIESEISAPRQNIGVWYDHPLDPPLTDKLRWAAGYQYEELANTDSLSKLLTVGPEWHSKLPNGWQRVISLKWQREEYRLGDDSGLSTLLMPGVSYSYLRSDNRIDPHNGYRLQFDAKVAKEGLGSDNNLLYGTALLKGLTTVWDKHRFLGRVQFGGSATNGYKSVPPSLRFFAGGDQSVRGYEYQTLSPENAEGDRIGGRYMVAGSVEYQYSIADKWRVATFVDQGNSFNTLDFPSLKTGVGIGVRWVSPVGPIRLDLAHALDDPGGIRLHFSMGPEL, via the coding sequence ATGACGTTTTCAGGAAGAGTTACCAGCGGCCTGCTTCTGCTTGTCTACAGCATGGCGGCGCTGGCACAGAGTGAACTCGATGTTCGGGTCAAACCGGCCAACGATGAGTTGAAGTCCAATGTGGAAGGCTATATCGGCAGCCTTGGTGATCGCAGCGAGCGTGCGCTCGAACGCTTCAGCCGGGGAGCCGAGGAGCAGGCGAAGAAAGCCGCCCAGGCCCTGGGCTACTACCAGCCACGCATAGACAGCGAGGTCGAGGGCGGCAAGACCCCGCGCCTGATCCTCAACATCGACCCCGGCGAACCGGTGCACCTGCGCCACGTGACGGTGCGGATCGACGGGCCTGCCGCCAGCCTCAAGGCCTTCCGTGTTCCCAAGAGCGACGTACTGCGCCCCGGCGCCGTGCTCAACCATGGCCATTACGAGGACGCCAAGCGGCTGATCCAGAACCAGGCCTCGCGCTACGGTTTCTTCAGTGGGCGTTTCACCTCACAGAAACTGCTGGTCGACCCGCAGGCCGGAGTGGCCGATATCGAGCTGGTCTACGACAGCGGCCCGCGTTACGCCCTGGGCAAGGTGCAGTTCTCCGGTGACACACCGTTCGACGAGGACCTTCTGCAGCGCATGGTGCCGTTCAAGGCGGGTACTCCTTACGACTCCGAGCTGATCGCCGAACTCAACCAGGCCCTGCAATCGAGCGGCTACTTTGAGGGAGTACGGGTCGACGCGGTGCCGACGACCGCCACTGCCCAGGTGATTCCGGTGGATGTCCAACTGGACACCCGCAAGCCGCGCACCCTGGGCCTGGGCCTCGGTTTCTCGACCGACGTCGGGCCGCGTGGCAAGGCCAGCTGGACCCGGCACTGGGTCAACGGCGAGGGCGACAGCTACGGTATCGAGAGCGAAATTTCCGCGCCGCGGCAGAACATCGGCGTCTGGTACGACCATCCGCTGGACCCGCCGCTGACCGACAAGCTGCGCTGGGCGGCGGGCTACCAGTATGAAGAACTGGCCAACACCGACAGCCTGAGCAAGCTGCTCACCGTCGGGCCGGAATGGCACAGCAAGCTGCCCAATGGCTGGCAGCGGGTCATTTCGCTGAAGTGGCAGCGCGAGGAATATCGACTGGGCGACGACTCGGGCCTCAGTACCCTGCTGATGCCCGGCGTCAGTTATTCGTACCTGCGCAGCGACAACCGCATCGACCCGCACAATGGTTATCGCCTGCAGTTCGACGCCAAGGTCGCCAAGGAAGGATTGGGTTCGGACAACAACCTGCTGTATGGCACGGCCTTGCTCAAGGGCCTGACCACGGTCTGGGACAAGCACCGCTTTCTCGGCCGGGTGCAGTTCGGCGGCAGCGCCACCAACGGCTACAAGTCGGTGCCGCCGTCGTTGCGTTTCTTCGCCGGTGGCGACCAGAGCGTGCGCGGCTACGAGTACCAGACGCTGTCCCCGGAAAACGCCGAGGGCGACCGGATCGGTGGCCGCTACATGGTTGCCGGCAGCGTCGAGTACCAGTATTCCATCGCCGACAAGTGGCGGGTGGCGACCTTCGTCGACCAGGGCAATTCGTTCAATACCCTGGATTTCCCCAGCCTGAAGACCGGTGTCGGTATCGGTGTGCGCTGGGTTTCGCCGGTCGGGCCGATCCGTCTCGACCTAGCCCATGCCCTGGATGACCCGGGCGGTATTCGTTTGCACTTTTCCATGGGGCCTGAGTTGTGA
- a CDS encoding GNAT family N-acetyltransferase translates to MPDTPDTTATIHLLDGGYSREARSLLYHAYRHEPTFGYLFESERSGYEQRVRATVRELVKQHFFQELPAIGLLVNDRLIGIALIAPPQRRLGITESWAWRLRMLLGTGFKCTRRYLDYHRAVLACVPSTAVHSLPLLGIHPQFQGQHYGEQLLTAVHNWCAEDEHSQGVILDTGNPHYLAFYKRQGYEEIGEVAVGPILEHVFYHANPQVLQTATA, encoded by the coding sequence ATGCCCGACACTCCAGATACCACTGCCACCATCCACCTGCTCGACGGTGGCTACTCGCGTGAAGCCCGTTCCCTGCTGTACCACGCCTATCGCCATGAGCCGACCTTCGGTTATCTGTTCGAGTCCGAGCGCAGCGGTTACGAGCAGCGCGTACGGGCCACGGTACGGGAGCTGGTCAAGCAGCATTTCTTCCAGGAGTTGCCGGCCATCGGCCTGCTGGTGAACGACCGGTTGATCGGTATCGCACTGATCGCGCCGCCACAACGTCGTCTGGGCATTACCGAGAGTTGGGCCTGGCGCCTGCGCATGCTGCTCGGCACCGGCTTCAAATGCACCCGGCGCTACCTCGACTACCACCGGGCGGTGTTGGCCTGTGTGCCCTCCACGGCGGTACACAGTCTGCCTTTGCTGGGCATTCACCCGCAGTTCCAGGGCCAGCACTACGGCGAGCAGCTGTTGACGGCGGTGCACAACTGGTGCGCCGAGGACGAGCATTCCCAGGGCGTGATCCTCGATACGGGCAATCCGCATTACCTGGCGTTTTACAAGCGCCAGGGTTATGAGGAAATTGGCGAGGTCGCTGTAGGACCTATCCTTGAGCACGTGTTTTATCACGCCAATCCGCAGGTGTTACAAACAGCAACGGCTTGA
- the xthA gene encoding exodeoxyribonuclease III, with protein MKIVSFNINGLRARPHQLAALIEKHQPDVIGLQETKVADEQFPQAEIEALGYHVSFHGQKGHYGVALLSRQAPLSLHKGFETDDEQAQRRFIWGTFADKSGNPVTIMNGYFPQGESRDHPTKFPAKAKFYQDLQGLLESRFSNDTPLVVMGDINISPEDSDIGIGADNAKRWLKTGKCSFLPEEREWLGRLKNWGLVDSFRHLHPEVNDRFSWFDYRSRGFEDEPKRGLRIDVIMASNGLLSRVKAGGVDYELRGMEKPSDHAPIWLELS; from the coding sequence ATGAAGATCGTCTCGTTCAACATCAACGGACTGCGCGCCCGACCCCATCAGCTCGCGGCGCTGATCGAAAAACACCAGCCGGACGTGATCGGCCTGCAGGAAACCAAGGTGGCCGACGAGCAGTTTCCCCAGGCGGAAATCGAGGCGCTGGGCTACCACGTCAGCTTCCACGGGCAGAAGGGCCACTATGGTGTCGCCCTACTCTCGCGCCAGGCACCACTGAGCCTGCACAAGGGTTTCGAGACGGATGACGAGCAAGCCCAGCGCCGCTTCATCTGGGGCACCTTCGCCGACAAAAGCGGCAACCCGGTGACCATCATGAACGGCTACTTCCCCCAAGGCGAAAGCCGCGACCACCCGACCAAGTTCCCGGCCAAGGCCAAGTTCTACCAGGACCTGCAAGGGCTGCTGGAAAGCCGCTTCAGCAACGACACGCCGCTGGTAGTGATGGGTGACATCAACATCTCGCCCGAGGACAGCGACATCGGTATCGGGGCCGACAACGCCAAGCGCTGGCTGAAAACCGGCAAGTGCAGCTTCCTGCCGGAAGAGCGCGAGTGGCTGGGGCGCTTGAAGAACTGGGGCCTGGTGGACAGCTTCCGCCATCTGCACCCCGAGGTGAACGACCGTTTCAGCTGGTTCGACTATCGCAGCCGCGGTTTCGAGGACGAGCCCAAGCGCGGCCTGCGCATCGACGTGATCATGGCCTCCAACGGCCTGCTGTCGCGAGTCAAGGCCGGTGGCGTCGACTATGAGTTGCGGGGCATGGAAAAGCCGTCCGATCATGCGCCGATCTGGCTGGAATTGAGCTGA
- a CDS encoding substrate-binding domain-containing protein: MLRALYLLLLCALPCMAQANLPAPPDDGLVLRIQGSNTIGATLGPALVKGWLIEQGLHGVHDAATGKDNEQRVLATTEQGRRVRVEVAAHGSSTGFAALKAGTADLAAASRPIKDSERQALENLGDLKSPEAEQVIAIDGVAIILHPQNPLAQLDTGTLARIFAGEVKTWEELGGTGGAIHLYARDDQSGTWDTFRELVLARHGKTLGNTAKRFESSEQLSDAVSQDRAGIGFIGLPYVRQARAVAIVDGDSQPMLPLASLIATEDYPLSRRLFFYLPPNGGNPWAQSLVQFAQSRAGQAIVASNGFIAQTVQAMPVQASAQMPGDYQALARQAQRLSVNFRFEEGSASLDNKARQDLQRVLDYLRDRGKLNDRVTLVGFGDAKSDPERARLLSRLRAMAVRRELLKGGVVFRDILGFGEQMPVAANTADEGRIKNRRVEVWVY; encoded by the coding sequence ATGCTGCGTGCGCTCTACCTGCTGCTTCTCTGCGCCCTGCCTTGCATGGCCCAGGCCAACCTCCCCGCTCCACCCGACGATGGCCTGGTGTTGCGCATCCAGGGTTCCAATACCATCGGTGCCACGCTCGGACCGGCGCTGGTCAAGGGTTGGCTCATCGAACAGGGCCTGCACGGCGTGCATGATGCCGCCACCGGCAAGGACAACGAACAGCGGGTCCTGGCAACCACCGAACAGGGCCGACGGGTTCGCGTGGAAGTCGCCGCCCACGGCTCCAGTACCGGTTTTGCCGCCCTCAAGGCCGGCACCGCCGACCTGGCCGCCGCTTCCCGTCCCATCAAGGACAGCGAACGCCAGGCCCTGGAAAACCTCGGTGACCTGAAAAGTCCCGAAGCCGAACAGGTGATCGCCATCGATGGCGTGGCGATCATCCTGCATCCGCAAAACCCGCTGGCGCAGCTCGACACCGGCACCCTGGCGCGAATCTTCGCCGGCGAAGTGAAAACCTGGGAAGAACTCGGCGGCACCGGCGGAGCGATCCACCTGTACGCCCGTGATGACCAGTCCGGCACCTGGGACACCTTCCGTGAGCTGGTCCTGGCGCGACACGGCAAGACGCTGGGCAACACGGCCAAGCGCTTCGAGTCCAGCGAGCAGTTGTCGGATGCCGTGAGCCAGGACCGGGCCGGCATCGGCTTCATCGGCCTGCCCTACGTACGCCAGGCCAGGGCCGTGGCGATCGTCGATGGCGACTCGCAACCGATGCTGCCGCTCGCCAGCCTGATCGCCACCGAGGATTATCCGCTGTCACGCCGGCTGTTCTTCTACCTGCCGCCAAACGGCGGCAATCCCTGGGCCCAGTCACTGGTGCAATTCGCCCAGAGCCGGGCCGGTCAGGCGATCGTCGCCAGCAACGGTTTCATCGCCCAGACGGTGCAGGCCATGCCAGTGCAGGCCAGCGCGCAGATGCCGGGCGACTACCAGGCGCTCGCCAGGCAGGCCCAGCGCCTGTCGGTGAATTTCCGTTTCGAGGAGGGCAGCGCCAGCCTGGACAACAAGGCCCGCCAGGATCTGCAGCGGGTGCTCGACTACCTGCGTGACCGTGGCAAGCTGAACGACCGGGTCACACTGGTAGGATTCGGTGATGCCAAGAGCGACCCGGAACGAGCCCGGTTGCTGTCCCGGCTGCGGGCCATGGCGGTACGCCGGGAGCTGCTCAAGGGCGGCGTGGTATTTCGCGACATCCTCGGCTTCGGCGAGCAGATGCCGGTGGCGGCCAATACCGCCGATGAAGGACGGATCAAGAACCGTCGGGTCGAGGTGTGGGTTTACTGA
- a CDS encoding acyl-CoA dehydrogenase encodes MDFAYSPKVQELRERVTAFMDTYVYPAEPIFERQVAEGDRWQPTAIMEELKARARAEGLWNLFLPESELGAGLTNLEYAPLAEIMGRSLLGPEPFNCSAPDTGNMEVLVRYANDEQKQRWLEPLLRGEIRSAFAMTEPDVASSDATNMAARAVRDGDEWVINGRKWWTSGACDPRCKILIFMGLSNPDAPRHQQHSMILVPVDTPGVKIVRPLPVFGYDDAPHGHAEVLFENVRVPYENVLLGEGRGFEIAQGRLGPGRIHHCMRSIGMAERALELMCKRSVNRTAFGKPLARLGGNIDKIADSRMEIDMARLLTLKAAYMMDTVGNKVAKSEIAQIKVVAPNVALKVIDRAIQIHGGAGVSNDFPLAYMYAMQRTLRLADGPDEVHRAAIGKYEIGKYVPREMLRSPR; translated from the coding sequence ATGGATTTCGCCTATTCGCCCAAGGTCCAGGAACTGCGTGAGCGTGTCACCGCGTTCATGGACACCTATGTCTATCCGGCCGAGCCGATCTTCGAGCGCCAGGTCGCCGAAGGCGATCGCTGGCAGCCTACCGCGATCATGGAGGAACTCAAGGCCCGTGCTCGCGCCGAAGGCCTGTGGAACCTGTTCCTGCCGGAGTCCGAGTTGGGGGCGGGGCTGACCAACCTGGAATACGCGCCACTGGCGGAAATCATGGGGCGTTCGCTGCTGGGCCCGGAACCGTTCAACTGCTCGGCACCGGACACCGGCAACATGGAAGTGCTGGTGCGCTACGCCAACGATGAACAGAAGCAGCGCTGGCTCGAACCGCTGCTGCGTGGCGAGATCCGCTCGGCGTTCGCCATGACCGAACCGGACGTGGCGTCGTCGGATGCCACCAACATGGCGGCCCGCGCCGTGCGCGACGGTGACGAGTGGGTGATCAACGGCAGGAAATGGTGGACGTCGGGTGCCTGCGACCCGCGTTGCAAGATTCTGATTTTCATGGGCCTGAGCAACCCGGATGCACCGCGGCACCAGCAGCACTCGATGATCCTGGTACCGGTCGATACCCCCGGCGTGAAGATCGTCCGGCCGCTGCCGGTGTTCGGTTACGACGATGCGCCGCACGGCCATGCCGAAGTGCTGTTCGAAAACGTGCGGGTGCCATACGAGAACGTGTTGCTGGGCGAGGGCCGTGGTTTCGAGATCGCCCAGGGGCGCCTGGGCCCGGGGCGGATTCACCACTGCATGCGCTCGATCGGCATGGCCGAGCGTGCGCTGGAACTGATGTGCAAGCGTTCGGTCAATCGCACCGCGTTCGGCAAGCCGCTGGCCCGGCTGGGCGGCAACATCGACAAGATCGCCGACTCGCGGATGGAAATCGACATGGCCCGCCTGTTGACCCTGAAGGCGGCCTACATGATGGACACCGTGGGCAACAAGGTGGCCAAGAGCGAGATTGCCCAGATCAAGGTGGTGGCGCCGAACGTGGCCCTGAAGGTGATCGACCGGGCGATCCAGATCCATGGCGGGGCGGGGGTGTCGAACGATTTCCCGCTGGCGTACATGTACGCGATGCAACGCACCCTGCGCCTGGCCGATGGGCCGGACGAGGTGCACCGGGCGGCGATCGGCAAGTACGAGATCGGCAAGTATGTGCCGCGGGAGATGCTGCGCTCGCCGCGTTGA